One region of Drosophila kikkawai strain 14028-0561.14 chromosome 2R, DkikHiC1v2, whole genome shotgun sequence genomic DNA includes:
- the flz gene encoding serine protease filzig isoform X2: MFKWVTPASTADLSRCTEPETTTAITRTARATRTATKPQLLSIALTSLIIIVASVVPTTSGFRSIETNGAGRKLFGGYRITPKHCRATKTLPSSDPRANGPTICMFNHECAQRGGEVVGACMDGFLFGACCQIPPTHELASTLINEAQNAYFQQHQQQQKLHQAAALQSSFESSYGQAALSQQSLSEEQEQVYQDQQNLDKVYQQLGSTSSISPPSGAYGGEEPQQEAQPPVRDEPAYSSSSSTEATHSQSSSASLEFEQEAVAQPAENSDEKKVPANPVQPPNFHVHKHSVTINSPSSPPQNDDFVMQVLSTLPPEHADDHHIVFTTEVPTKIASGLQDQTSSESSSFEEVSSTPAATQKPKPKPTTKPTQKATAKPKPKPVPQLAESMKRPIQQQKPQAKPSPKPAAATNVHHHNHLILDGGEFTHSDITHPGADADLVEDLQFSTGYGPQPVYADPPKEQHPAEQSYISSSTSGKRPNNPTTVSSITTHVDSIESIILQLNNTSHGPSYNVVSQQTPSYGYPGVSPVHSEPATQPPNFYQAGESEKVQEQEQQPEYGYTTTANYEAQYDKVSDEQDASAAASQSAEMPTARPGYGEDVSAVLEDHTMPANGYHDAVAPAAPQTSQFNKMPVMGIAYPVDMSYMEEEENLPATAAGYGNAQVSGSSDSYEASTESTYQKLSTVQQTEQPQPVPTYVRPTTNVNKQNRPVASYIGMVTMQHYSPQPGGGDYQAQLPAEVSVSSHTTKVQEQYDESSSGYQPSETTPGYVSSPTAAPPAPQRPQYDAAQEDASSERPVLVTAAPRPRPKPSTKRPAVKRPLGGENTKKKPQPSATYNQEKVSEHSTRRPVSNGYGGDASESPITHIQIKKPAASNHHKEQEQTGYPRPASGGYEQTTAAAALAPSLNYDKPDAPGSQYDQPSAPSSSYDQPAPVPSLNYNEENVASSPGRKPSTSKPISTSYVTGPSTPRPPATVDYHYDNVPPLFMADDKLDAFIQSTAENIVGSTPGNYQPPLVATASTPIYAHRPTISSSYGGHKKPGFVQITQGTPKPPRPTVLITPKPTAINLVTYSSLSDENNNNKLASSTGAYVTGRPGAQGVSSNDFEDPGYFGSSPMHVAFTQSTTEAIYAVPSDDKPAFPGYFGPTPSYPAFSVPGEKVGQNVMEETYTSPNDFVNFPPVRNPNLNMSAASSAVTSDLELSTPAFVEDVVLKDKMHTLVHKLVASLQGNFEALADMIEEPGSNKTVATYQAGAGAKPSRVTTRKPVRVASTARPKVTTKKPVTRVSTKAPNKKTSATSTTTKKPVNRRTTVATAVTTRKPATKKPTRRVSSTIKTTTVSSARPADDEIVDEEDEEDVNPNPSDNEIDQGATLSSYGGSNGRKIRNSSQAQEAKPEEEIHLEP, translated from the exons ATGTTTAAGTGGGTTACGCCGGCCTCAACGGCGGACTTGTCCCGCTGCACAGAGCCAGAAACAACGACGGCGATAACGAGAACAGCAAGAGCGACGAGAACAGCAACAAAACCACAACTACTTTCCATCGCTTTAAcaagtttaataataatagtcGCATCAGTTGTGCCGACAACAAGTGGATTTAGATCAATTGAAACGAATGGCG CTGGACGCAAGCTGTTTGGCGGCTACCGCATCACCCCCAAGCACTGTCGGGCCACCAAGACGCTGCCCAGCTCTGATCCCCGTGCCAATGGACCCACCATCTGCATGTTCAACCACGAGTGCGCCCAGCGCGGCGGCGAGGTGGTCGGCGCCTGCATGGACGGCTTTCTGTTCGGTGCCTGCTGCCAGATCCCGCCCACTCACGAGCTGGCCAGCACACTGATCAACGAAGCCCAGAACGCCTATttccagcagcaccagcaacagcagaagcTCCACCAGGCGGCTGCGCTTCAGTCCTCCTTCGAGAGCTCCTACGGCCAGGCAGCCCTGTCGCAGCAATCCCTCAGCGAAGAGCAAGAGCAGGTGTATCAAGACCAGCAGAATCTGGACAAGGTGTACCAGCAATTGGGCAGCACCAGTAGCATCAGTCCGCCCAGCGGTGCCTATGGGGGAGAGGAGCCACAGCAGGAGGCACAGCCACCCGTCCGGGATGAACCTGCGTactccagcagctcctccacAGAGGCCACTCACTCGCAGTCCTCCTCCGCCAGTCTGGAGTTCGAGCAGGAGGCAGTTGCCCAGCCGGCCGAGAACTCCGATGAGAAGAAGGTGCCCGCCAATCCTGTTCAGCCGCCGAACTTCCATGTGCACAAGCACTCCGTGACCATCAACTCGCCTTCGTCGCCGCCGCAGAACGATGACTTCGTAATGCAGGTGCTCAGCACCTTGCCGCCGGAGCATGCCGACGACCATCACATCGTCTTTACCACCGAGGTGCCCACCAAGATAGCCAGCGGCCTGCAGGATCAGACCAGCTCCGAGTCCAGCTCCTTCGAGGAGGTTTCCTCCACTCCGGCAGCCACTCAGAAGCCCAAGCCGAAGCCTACAACGAAGCCCACTCAGAAGGCCACCGCAAAGCCGAAGCCAAAGCCAGTGCCACAGCTGGCCGAGAGCATGAAGCGACCCATCCAGCAGCAGAAGCCTCAAGCCAAGCCGAGTCCCAAGCCAGCAGCGGCGACCAATGTCCATCACCACAACCACTTGATCTTAGACGGAGGAGAGTTCACGCACAGCGATATCACGCACCCGGGAGCAGATGCCGATCTCGTGGAGGATCTGCAGTTCTCCACCGGCTACGGTCCTCAGCCTGTCTATGCTGATCCGCCAAAGGAGCAACATCCCGCGGAGCAGAGCTACATCTCTTCGAGCACCAGTGGCAAGCGTCCCAACAATCCCACCACTGTCTCCTCCATCACCACCCATGTGGACTCCATTGAGTCGATCATCCTGCAGCTAAATAACACCAGCCACGGCCCCAGCTACAACGTGGTGAGTCAGCAGACGCCTTCGTACGGATATCCGGGAGTGAGCCCAGTTCACAGTGAGCCTGCCACTCAGCCTCCCAACTTCTACCAGGCCGGTGAGTCGGAAAAGgtccaggagcaggagcagcagccggagTACGGCTACACCACCACGGCCAACTACGAGGCGCAGTACGACAAGGTTTCGGATGAGCAGGATGCCTCTGCGGCCGCCAGTCAGTCCGCAGAGATGCCCACCGCTCGTCCTGGCTATGGAGAGGATGTGTCCGCCGTTCTGGAGGATCACACAATGCCAGCCAATGGCTATCACGATGCAGTGGCACCCGCTGCTCCACAGACCTCGCAGTTCAACAAGATGCCCGTAATGGGCATTGCCTACCCGGTGGACATGTCCTacatggaggaggaggagaatcTGCCAGCCACTGCAGCCGGCTATGGCAACGCCCAAgtcagcggcagcagcgactCCTACGAGGCCAGCACCGAGTCCACCTACCAGAAACTCTCCACCGTCCAGCAGACGGAGCAGCCACAGCCGGTGCCGACCTATGTGCGTCCCACCACCAATGTCAACAAGCAGAATCGTCCAGTGGCCTCCTACATCGGCATGGTGACCATGCAGCACTACAGCCCCCAGCCGGGAGGCGGTGACTACCAGGCTCAGCTGCCCGCCGAGGTATCCGTATCCTCGCACACCACGAAGGTGCAGGAGCAGTACGACGAGTCCTCCAGTGGATACCAGCCATCAGAGACGACCCCCGGCTATGTGTCGTCACCTACGGCAGCTCCGCCGGCACCTCAGCGTCCCCAGTACGATGCAGCGCAGGAGGATGCCTCCTCAGAGCGTCCCGTCCTAGTGACAGCCGCCCCTAGACCGCGACCCAAGCCAAGTACCAAGCGACCGGCGGTGAAGAGACCCCTTGGCGGCGAGAACACTAAGAAGAAGCCACAGCCCAGCGCCACCTACAACCAGGAGAAGGTCAGCGAGCACAGCACCAGGAGGCCTGTGTCCAATGGCTACGGCGGAGATGCGTCCGAGTCGCCCATCACGCACATTCAGATCAAGAAGCCGGCGGCCAGCAATCACcacaaggagcaggagcagaccGGCTACCCCAGGCCAGCCAGCGGAGGATACGAACAGACCACCGCAGCAGCGGCTCTGGCTCCATCTCTCAACTACGATAAACCAGATGCCCCCGGAAGTCAGTATGACCAGCCCTCGGCCCCATCTTCGAGCTACGATCAGCCTGCTCCAGTGCCATCTCTGAACTACAACGAGGAGAACGTGGCCAGCTCGCCAGGCAGGAAGCCCTCAACGTCCAAGCCCATATCCACCAGCTACGTGACGGGACCGAGTACGCCACGTCCCCCGGCCACCGTTGACTACCACTACGACAATGTGCCGCCACTTTTCATGGCCGACGACAAGCTGGACGCCTTCATCCAGAGCACGGCAGAAAACATTGTGGGGTCCACGCCCGGAAACTACCAGCCCCCACTGGTGGCCACTGCCTCGACGCCAATCTACGCTCATAGGCCCACGATCAGCAGCAGCTATGGCGGTCACAAGAAGCCCGGCTTCGTTCAGATAACCCAGGGAACCCCCAAGCCTCCGAGACCCACGGTTCTCATCACACCCAAGCCCACGGCCATCAATCTGGTCACCTACAGCTCGCTGAGCGAtgagaacaacaacaacaagctgGCCTCCAGCACGGGCGCCTATGTGACCGGCAGACCCGGAGCACAGGGAGTGAGCTCCAATGACTTTGAGGATCCCGGCTACTTTGGCAGCAGTCCCATGCACGTGGCTTTCACCCAATCCACCACCGAGGCCATCTACGCCGTGCCCTCCGACGACAAGCCGGCGTTCCCTGGCTACTTCGGACCCACGCCCTCGTACCCCGCCTTCTCGGTTCCGGGCGAAAAGGTTGGACAGAACGTGATGGAGGAGACGTACACATCGCCCAACGACTTTGTCAACTTCCCGCCGGTGAGGAACCCGAATCTGAACATGTCGGCCGCCTCCAGTGCGGTGACCAGTGACCTGGAGCTCTCCACGCCCGCCTTTGTCGAAGACGTAGTGCTGAAGGACAAGATGCACACGCTGGTCCACAAGCTGGTAGCCTCGCTGCAGGGTAACTTCGAGGCCTTGGCCGACATGATCGAGGAGCCGGGAAGCAACAAGACGGTGGCCACCTACCAGGCGGGAGCGGGAGCCAAGCCCTCGCGGGTGACCACGCGTAAGCCCGTGAGAGTGGCCAGCACCGCCAGACCTAAGGTTACAACCAAGAAACCAGTGACTCGGGTTTCCACCAAGGCTCCCAACAAGAAGACCTCCGCGACAAGCACCACCACCAAGAAGCCAGTGAACCGACGCACCACTGTGGCCACCGCTGTCACCACAAGGAAACCGGCGACTAAGAAGCCAACCCGCAGGGTTAGCAGCACCATAAAGACCACCACGGTGAGCTCGGCTCGGCCCGCGGACGATGAAATCGTGGATGAGGAGGACGAAGAGGATGTGAACCCAAATCCCAGCGACAACGAGATCGACCAGGGCGCTACTCTGAGCTCGTACGGCGGCAGCAATGGGCGCAAGATCCGTAA CTCGTCGCAAGCACAAGAGGCGAAACCAGAAGAAGAAATCCACTTAGAACCCTAG
- the flz gene encoding serine protease filzig isoform X1, protein MFKWVTPASTADLSRCTEPETTTAITRTARATRTATKPQLLSIALTSLIIIVASVVPTTSGFRSIETNGAGRKLFGGYRITPKHCRATKTLPSSDPRANGPTICMFNHECAQRGGEVVGACMDGFLFGACCQIPPTHELASTLINEAQNAYFQQHQQQQKLHQAAALQSSFESSYGQAALSQQSLSEEQEQVYQDQQNLDKVYQQLGSTSSISPPSGAYGGEEPQQEAQPPVRDEPAYSSSSSTEATHSQSSSASLEFEQEAVAQPAENSDEKKVPANPVQPPNFHVHKHSVTINSPSSPPQNDDFVMQVLSTLPPEHADDHHIVFTTEVPTKIASGLQDQTSSESSSFEEVSSTPAATQKPKPKPTTKPTQKATAKPKPKPVPQLAESMKRPIQQQKPQAKPSPKPAAATNVHHHNHLILDGGEFTHSDITHPGADADLVEDLQFSTGYGPQPVYADPPKEQHPAEQSYISSSTSGKRPNNPTTVSSITTHVDSIESIILQLNNTSHGPSYNVVSQQTPSYGYPGVSPVHSEPATQPPNFYQAGESEKVQEQEQQPEYGYTTTANYEAQYDKVSDEQDASAAASQSAEMPTARPGYGEDVSAVLEDHTMPANGYHDAVAPAAPQTSQFNKMPVMGIAYPVDMSYMEEEENLPATAAGYGNAQVSGSSDSYEASTESTYQKLSTVQQTEQPQPVPTYVRPTTNVNKQNRPVASYIGMVTMQHYSPQPGGGDYQAQLPAEVSVSSHTTKVQEQYDESSSGYQPSETTPGYVSSPTAAPPAPQRPQYDAAQEDASSERPVLVTAAPRPRPKPSTKRPAVKRPLGGENTKKKPQPSATYNQEKVSEHSTRRPVSNGYGGDASESPITHIQIKKPAASNHHKEQEQTGYPRPASGGYEQTTAAAALAPSLNYDKPDAPGSQYDQPSAPSSSYDQPAPVPSLNYNEENVASSPGRKPSTSKPISTSYVTGPSTPRPPATVDYHYDNVPPLFMADDKLDAFIQSTAENIVGSTPGNYQPPLVATASTPIYAHRPTISSSYGGHKKPGFVQITQGTPKPPRPTVLITPKPTAINLVTYSSLSDENNNNKLASSTGAYVTGRPGAQGVSSNDFEDPGYFGSSPMHVAFTQSTTEAIYAVPSDDKPAFPGYFGPTPSYPAFSVPGEKVGQNVMEETYTSPNDFVNFPPVRNPNLNMSAASSAVTSDLELSTPAFVEDVVLKDKMHTLVHKLVASLQGNFEALADMIEEPGSNKTVATYQAGAGAKPSRVTTRKPVRVASTARPKVTTKKPVTRVSTKAPNKKTSATSTTTKKPVNRRTTVATAVTTRKPATKKPTRRVSSTIKTTTVSSARPADDEIVDEEDEEDVNPNPSDNEIDQGATLSSYGGSNGRKIQCGVRPHVKSGRIVGGKGSTFGAFPWQVLVRESTWLGLFTKNKCGGVLITSRYVITAAHCQPGFLASLVAVMGEFDISGDLESKRSVTKNVKRVIVHRQYDPATFENDLALLELDSPVQFDTHIVPICMPNDLADFTGRMATVTGWGRLKYGGGVPSVLQEVQVPIIENSVCQEMFHTAGHNKKILTSFLCAGYANGQKDSCEGDSGGPLVLQRPDGRYELAGTVSHGIKCAAPYLPGVYMRTTFYKPWLRSITGVK, encoded by the exons ATGTTTAAGTGGGTTACGCCGGCCTCAACGGCGGACTTGTCCCGCTGCACAGAGCCAGAAACAACGACGGCGATAACGAGAACAGCAAGAGCGACGAGAACAGCAACAAAACCACAACTACTTTCCATCGCTTTAAcaagtttaataataatagtcGCATCAGTTGTGCCGACAACAAGTGGATTTAGATCAATTGAAACGAATGGCG CTGGACGCAAGCTGTTTGGCGGCTACCGCATCACCCCCAAGCACTGTCGGGCCACCAAGACGCTGCCCAGCTCTGATCCCCGTGCCAATGGACCCACCATCTGCATGTTCAACCACGAGTGCGCCCAGCGCGGCGGCGAGGTGGTCGGCGCCTGCATGGACGGCTTTCTGTTCGGTGCCTGCTGCCAGATCCCGCCCACTCACGAGCTGGCCAGCACACTGATCAACGAAGCCCAGAACGCCTATttccagcagcaccagcaacagcagaagcTCCACCAGGCGGCTGCGCTTCAGTCCTCCTTCGAGAGCTCCTACGGCCAGGCAGCCCTGTCGCAGCAATCCCTCAGCGAAGAGCAAGAGCAGGTGTATCAAGACCAGCAGAATCTGGACAAGGTGTACCAGCAATTGGGCAGCACCAGTAGCATCAGTCCGCCCAGCGGTGCCTATGGGGGAGAGGAGCCACAGCAGGAGGCACAGCCACCCGTCCGGGATGAACCTGCGTactccagcagctcctccacAGAGGCCACTCACTCGCAGTCCTCCTCCGCCAGTCTGGAGTTCGAGCAGGAGGCAGTTGCCCAGCCGGCCGAGAACTCCGATGAGAAGAAGGTGCCCGCCAATCCTGTTCAGCCGCCGAACTTCCATGTGCACAAGCACTCCGTGACCATCAACTCGCCTTCGTCGCCGCCGCAGAACGATGACTTCGTAATGCAGGTGCTCAGCACCTTGCCGCCGGAGCATGCCGACGACCATCACATCGTCTTTACCACCGAGGTGCCCACCAAGATAGCCAGCGGCCTGCAGGATCAGACCAGCTCCGAGTCCAGCTCCTTCGAGGAGGTTTCCTCCACTCCGGCAGCCACTCAGAAGCCCAAGCCGAAGCCTACAACGAAGCCCACTCAGAAGGCCACCGCAAAGCCGAAGCCAAAGCCAGTGCCACAGCTGGCCGAGAGCATGAAGCGACCCATCCAGCAGCAGAAGCCTCAAGCCAAGCCGAGTCCCAAGCCAGCAGCGGCGACCAATGTCCATCACCACAACCACTTGATCTTAGACGGAGGAGAGTTCACGCACAGCGATATCACGCACCCGGGAGCAGATGCCGATCTCGTGGAGGATCTGCAGTTCTCCACCGGCTACGGTCCTCAGCCTGTCTATGCTGATCCGCCAAAGGAGCAACATCCCGCGGAGCAGAGCTACATCTCTTCGAGCACCAGTGGCAAGCGTCCCAACAATCCCACCACTGTCTCCTCCATCACCACCCATGTGGACTCCATTGAGTCGATCATCCTGCAGCTAAATAACACCAGCCACGGCCCCAGCTACAACGTGGTGAGTCAGCAGACGCCTTCGTACGGATATCCGGGAGTGAGCCCAGTTCACAGTGAGCCTGCCACTCAGCCTCCCAACTTCTACCAGGCCGGTGAGTCGGAAAAGgtccaggagcaggagcagcagccggagTACGGCTACACCACCACGGCCAACTACGAGGCGCAGTACGACAAGGTTTCGGATGAGCAGGATGCCTCTGCGGCCGCCAGTCAGTCCGCAGAGATGCCCACCGCTCGTCCTGGCTATGGAGAGGATGTGTCCGCCGTTCTGGAGGATCACACAATGCCAGCCAATGGCTATCACGATGCAGTGGCACCCGCTGCTCCACAGACCTCGCAGTTCAACAAGATGCCCGTAATGGGCATTGCCTACCCGGTGGACATGTCCTacatggaggaggaggagaatcTGCCAGCCACTGCAGCCGGCTATGGCAACGCCCAAgtcagcggcagcagcgactCCTACGAGGCCAGCACCGAGTCCACCTACCAGAAACTCTCCACCGTCCAGCAGACGGAGCAGCCACAGCCGGTGCCGACCTATGTGCGTCCCACCACCAATGTCAACAAGCAGAATCGTCCAGTGGCCTCCTACATCGGCATGGTGACCATGCAGCACTACAGCCCCCAGCCGGGAGGCGGTGACTACCAGGCTCAGCTGCCCGCCGAGGTATCCGTATCCTCGCACACCACGAAGGTGCAGGAGCAGTACGACGAGTCCTCCAGTGGATACCAGCCATCAGAGACGACCCCCGGCTATGTGTCGTCACCTACGGCAGCTCCGCCGGCACCTCAGCGTCCCCAGTACGATGCAGCGCAGGAGGATGCCTCCTCAGAGCGTCCCGTCCTAGTGACAGCCGCCCCTAGACCGCGACCCAAGCCAAGTACCAAGCGACCGGCGGTGAAGAGACCCCTTGGCGGCGAGAACACTAAGAAGAAGCCACAGCCCAGCGCCACCTACAACCAGGAGAAGGTCAGCGAGCACAGCACCAGGAGGCCTGTGTCCAATGGCTACGGCGGAGATGCGTCCGAGTCGCCCATCACGCACATTCAGATCAAGAAGCCGGCGGCCAGCAATCACcacaaggagcaggagcagaccGGCTACCCCAGGCCAGCCAGCGGAGGATACGAACAGACCACCGCAGCAGCGGCTCTGGCTCCATCTCTCAACTACGATAAACCAGATGCCCCCGGAAGTCAGTATGACCAGCCCTCGGCCCCATCTTCGAGCTACGATCAGCCTGCTCCAGTGCCATCTCTGAACTACAACGAGGAGAACGTGGCCAGCTCGCCAGGCAGGAAGCCCTCAACGTCCAAGCCCATATCCACCAGCTACGTGACGGGACCGAGTACGCCACGTCCCCCGGCCACCGTTGACTACCACTACGACAATGTGCCGCCACTTTTCATGGCCGACGACAAGCTGGACGCCTTCATCCAGAGCACGGCAGAAAACATTGTGGGGTCCACGCCCGGAAACTACCAGCCCCCACTGGTGGCCACTGCCTCGACGCCAATCTACGCTCATAGGCCCACGATCAGCAGCAGCTATGGCGGTCACAAGAAGCCCGGCTTCGTTCAGATAACCCAGGGAACCCCCAAGCCTCCGAGACCCACGGTTCTCATCACACCCAAGCCCACGGCCATCAATCTGGTCACCTACAGCTCGCTGAGCGAtgagaacaacaacaacaagctgGCCTCCAGCACGGGCGCCTATGTGACCGGCAGACCCGGAGCACAGGGAGTGAGCTCCAATGACTTTGAGGATCCCGGCTACTTTGGCAGCAGTCCCATGCACGTGGCTTTCACCCAATCCACCACCGAGGCCATCTACGCCGTGCCCTCCGACGACAAGCCGGCGTTCCCTGGCTACTTCGGACCCACGCCCTCGTACCCCGCCTTCTCGGTTCCGGGCGAAAAGGTTGGACAGAACGTGATGGAGGAGACGTACACATCGCCCAACGACTTTGTCAACTTCCCGCCGGTGAGGAACCCGAATCTGAACATGTCGGCCGCCTCCAGTGCGGTGACCAGTGACCTGGAGCTCTCCACGCCCGCCTTTGTCGAAGACGTAGTGCTGAAGGACAAGATGCACACGCTGGTCCACAAGCTGGTAGCCTCGCTGCAGGGTAACTTCGAGGCCTTGGCCGACATGATCGAGGAGCCGGGAAGCAACAAGACGGTGGCCACCTACCAGGCGGGAGCGGGAGCCAAGCCCTCGCGGGTGACCACGCGTAAGCCCGTGAGAGTGGCCAGCACCGCCAGACCTAAGGTTACAACCAAGAAACCAGTGACTCGGGTTTCCACCAAGGCTCCCAACAAGAAGACCTCCGCGACAAGCACCACCACCAAGAAGCCAGTGAACCGACGCACCACTGTGGCCACCGCTGTCACCACAAGGAAACCGGCGACTAAGAAGCCAACCCGCAGGGTTAGCAGCACCATAAAGACCACCACGGTGAGCTCGGCTCGGCCCGCGGACGATGAAATCGTGGATGAGGAGGACGAAGAGGATGTGAACCCAAATCCCAGCGACAACGAGATCGACCAGGGCGCTACTCTGAGCTCGTACGGCGGCAGCAATGGGCGCAAGATCC AGTGCGGTGTGCGGCCCCATGTCAAGTCGGGCCGCATCGTCGGCGGCAAGGGCTCCACCTTCGGCGCCTTTCCCTGGCAGGTGCTCGTCCGGGAGTCCACCTGGCTGGGCCTGTTCACCAAGAACAAGTGCGGCGGCGTCCTCATCACCAGCCGCTATGTCATCACAGCTGCCCATTGTCAGCCAGG TTTTCTGGCCTCTCTAGTGGCCGTGATGGGTGAGTTCGACATCTCCGGTGATCTGGAGAGCAAGCGATCCGTGACCAAGAACGTGAAGCGTGTCATAGTCCACCGGCAATACGATCCGGCCACATTTGAGAACGATCTGGCCCTGCTGGAGTTGGACAGTCCAGTGCAATTTGATACCCATATAG TGCCCATTTGCATGCCCAACGACTTGGCGGACTTTACGGGTCGCATGGCCACCGTCACCGGCTGGGGACGCCTCAAGTACGGCGGCGGAGTGCCCTCAGTGCTCCAAGAGGTTCAG GTGCCGATTATCGAGAACAGTGTCTGCCAGGAGATGTTCCACACTGCAGGCCATAACAAGAAGATTCTCACCTCCTTCCTGTGCGCAGGCTATGCCAATGGCCAGAAGGACTCCTGCGAG GGTGACAGTGGCGGCCCCCTGGTGCTGCAGCGTCCCGATGGGCGCTACGAGTTGGCCGGAACCGTATCCCACGGCATCAAGTGCGCGGCGCCGTATCTGCCGGGTGTGTACATGCGGACCACCTTCTACAAGCCCTGGCTGCGCAGCATAACGGGAGTGAAATAA